One window from the genome of Oreochromis niloticus isolate F11D_XX linkage group LG20, O_niloticus_UMD_NMBU, whole genome shotgun sequence encodes:
- the wdr13 gene encoding WD repeat-containing protein 13, with amino-acid sequence MLNVNAVNHHPDSRSSTSVTGLVTVCHVIRQKKQRWRKAKEGICPGSGFLFTQSACGMAAVWQQVLAVDARYNAYRTPTFPQFRTQYIRRRSQLLRENAKCGFEPGLRRQYLKLRSQLLALRYGPLSEQSSFRASSVRSSRTTLDRMEDFEEDPRAQGARGHRRSVSRGSYQLQAQMNRAVYDERPPGSLVPTSVAEASRAMAGDTTLSENYAFAGMHHIFDQHVDSAVPRLQFANDDKHLLACCSLDGTLSIMTLSPPPPSVKVTLKGHGGPVTDFAWSLSNDIIVSTSLDGTLRIWNTEDGRCIREVRDPESSELLCCTFQPMNNNLTVVGNSKHHLQVVNISTGKKVKGGSSKLTGRVLSLSFDAPGKILWAGDDRGSIFSFLFDMATGKLTKAKRLVVSEGSSICSISARSWISREARDPSLLVNACVNKLLLYRVVDNEGTLQLKRSFPIQHGSQLVHSIFCPLMSFRQGACVVTGSEDGCVYFFDVERNTKAIVNKLQGHGGPVLDVSFNCDESLLASADSTGMVIIWRREQK; translated from the exons ATGTTAAATGTAAACGCTGTGAATCATCATCCGGATTCACGCAGCTCCACATCAGTGACTGGGCTGGTTACAGTGTGTCACGTGATTCGACAGAAAAAGCAGCGATGGAGAAAAGCTAAGGAAG GTATCTGCCCTGGCAGTGGCTTCCTCTTTACCCAGAGTGCTTGTGGAATGGCAGCAGTTTGGCAGCAGGTGTTGGCAGTGGACGCAAG GTACAATGCTTACCGCACGCCTACCTTCCCACAGTTCCGAACTCAGTACATCCGCCGACGCAGCCAGCTGCTCAGAGAGAACGCCAAGTGTGGCTTTGAGCCAGGGCTGCGCAGGCAGTACCTGAAGCTGCGCAGTCAGCTGCTGGCCCTGCGCTACGGGCCCCTGTCTGAGCAGAGCAGCttcagggccagcagtgtgcgCAGCTCCCGCACCACACTGGACCGAATGGAG GACTTTGAGGAGGACCCCCGTGCCCAAGGGGCTCGTGGTCATCGCCGGTCTGTCAGCAGAGGCTCGTACCAGCTACAGGCCCAGATGAACAGAGCCGTCTACGATGAGAG GCCTCCGGGCAGTTTGGTGCCCACCTCAGTGGCAGAGGCCAGTCGTGCCATGGCAGGAGACACAACTTTGAGTGAAAATTATGCTTTTGCTGGCATGCACCACATATTTGATCAACATGTTGACTCTGCTG ttccacgtttgcagtttgccaatGATGACAAGCACCTCCTTGCTTGCTGCTCACTGGACGGCACTCTGTCCATTATGACACTCTCACCACCTCCTCCCAGTGTGAAGGTGACCCTAAAAGGTCATGGAGGTCCAGTTACAGACTTTGCCTGGTCTCTGAGCAATGACATCATTGTGTCGACATCGCTGGACGGGACACTCCGTATTTGGAATACAGAGGATGGCCGGTGCATCCGAGAGGTCAGAGACCCAGAATCCAGCGAGTTGCTCTGCTGCACCTTCCAACCCATGAATAATAACCTTACTGTG GTGGGGAACAGCAAGCACCACCTGCAGGTGGTAAACATCTCCACTGGGAAGAAGGTGAAGGGGGGCTCCAGTAAGCTGACAGGCCGCGTGCTGTCTCTCTCCTTTGATGCTCCAGGGAAGATCCTTTGGGCTGGTGATGACAGGGGGAGCATCTTCTCCTTCCTCTTTGACATGGCCACAG GGAAGCTTACTAAAGCCAAGCGTCTGGTGGTGAGTGAAGGCAGCTCTATCTGCAGCATATCCGCTCGTTCCTGGATTAGCCGAGAGGCCAGAGACCCCTCGCTGCTGGTTAATGCCTGTGTCAATAAGCTGCTgctgtacag GGTGGTAGACAATGAGGGAACACTACAGCTGAAGAGAAGCTTCCCCATCCAGCATGGATCCCAGCTCGTTCATAGCATCTTCTGCCCCCTCATGTCTTTCAGACAGGGGGCCTGTGTAG tgactgGCAGCGAGGATGGCTGCGTCTACTTCTTCGATGTCGAGCGCAACACCAAGGCGATAGTAAACAAGCTGCAGGGTCATGGGGGTCCAGTGTTGGATGTCAGCTTCAACTGCGACGAGAGTTTACTTGCATCTGCTGATTCCACCGGCATGGTCATCATCTGGAGGCGTGAGCAAAAGTGA
- the LOC100702509 gene encoding probable G-protein coupled receptor 173 produces the protein MANQSFAIDGPGSLLAVLASQSGLARGGSSSDSSNNNGGISATDVSAYFKLVFLGLIICVSLVGNLLVSLLVLRDRTLHKAPYFFLLDLCLADAVRSAACFPFVLVSVHNSSAWTYSALSCKVVAFMAVLFCFHAAFMLFCVAVTRYLAIAHHRFYAKRMTIWTCAAIICMVWTLAVAMAFPPVFDVGTYKFIRDEDQCIFEHRYLKTNDTLGFMLMLAVVVLATHGFYAKLLLFEYRHRKMKPVQLVPAISQNWTFHGPGATGQAAANWIAGFGRGPMPPTLLGIRQNLHNQHRRLLGMEEVRSERRLGRMFYTITLLFLVLWAPYIVACFWRVFVKSCTIPHRYLSITVWMSFAQAGVNPIFCLLLNEDLRKVLRAHLPTYWRTKQHLPQDEAYCIM, from the coding sequence ATGGCTAACCAGAGCTTTGCCATCGATGGCCCTGGCAGTTTGCTGGCTGTGCTGGCCTCTCAGAGTGGACTAGCAAGGGGCGGCAGCAGCAgtgacagcagcaacaacaatggAGGAATCTCTGCCACAGATGTGTCTGCCTACTTTAAGCTGGTCTTCTTGGGGTTGATCATCTGTGTCAGTCTTGTAGGCAACCTCTTGGTCTCCCTGCTGGTCCTGCGAGACAGGACGCTTCACAAGGCTCCCTATTTCTTTCTTCTGGACCTGTGCCTGGCCGATGCAGTTCGCTCTGCTGCCTGCTTCCCCTTCGTGCTGGTTTCCGTCCACAACAGCTCGGCCTGGACTTACAGTGCCTTGAGTTGTAAAGTTGTGGCTTTTATGGctgtgctgttttgttttcacgCTGCCTTCATGCTGTTTTGTGTGGCTGTCACTCGCTACCTTGCCATTGCCCACCACCGATTTTACGCCAAACGTATGACCATCTGGACCTGTGCCGCCATCATATGCATGGTGTGGACTCTGGCAGTCGCCATGGCGTTCCCACCCGTCTTTGACGTGGGGACTTATAAGTTCATTCGTGATGAGGATCAGTGCATTTTTGAACACCGCTACCTGAAGACCAACGACACCCTGGGTTTCATGCTCATGCTGGCTGTGGTGGTCCTGGCTACTCATGGCTTCTACGccaagctgctgctgtttgaatACAGGCACCGCAAGATGAAACCTGTCCAGCTGGTGCCCGCTATCAGCCAGAACTGGACCTTCCACGGTCCCGGGGCCACAGGTCAAGCTGCAGCTAACTGGATCGCAGGGTTCGGTCGTGGTCCCATGCCACCTACTCTGTTGGGCATCAGGCAAAATTTACACAATCAGCACCGGCGGCTGCTGGGGATGGAGGAGGTGCGATCAGAGAGGAGGCTGGGCAGGATGTTCTACACCATCACCCTGCTCTTCCTGGTCCTCTGGGCACCGTACATCGTGGCGTGCTTCTGGAGGGTGTTCGTAAAGTCCTGCACCATCCCTCATAGGTACCTTTCCATCACAGTGTGGATGAGCTTCGCCCAGGCCGGAGTGAACCCCATCTTCTGCCTCCTGCTGAACGAGGACCTGAGGAAAGTGCTGAGAGCTCATCTGCCTACTTACTGGAGGACTAAACAACACCTGCCCCAGGATGAGGCCTACTGCATCATGTGA